In Oncorhynchus kisutch isolate 150728-3 unplaced genomic scaffold, Okis_V2 scaffold2322, whole genome shotgun sequence, the genomic stretch aatcgcccgcagcaagagcaacatcattgatatacacagagaaaagagtcggcccgagaattgaaccctgtggcacccccatagagactgccagaggaccggacagcatgccctccgatttgacacactgaactctgtctgcaaagtaattggtgaaccaggcaaggcagtcatccgaaaaaccgaggctactgagtctgccgataagaatatggtgattgacagagtcgaaagccttggcaaggtcgatgaagacggctgcacagtactgtcttttatcgatggcggttatgatatcgtttagtaccttgagtgtggctgaggtgcacccatgaccggctcggaaaccagattgcacagcggagaaggtacggtgggattcgagatggtcagtgacctgtttgttgacttggctttcgaagaccttagataggcagggcaggatggatataggtctgtaacagtttgggtccagggtgtctccccctttgaagagggggatgactgcggcagctttccaatccttggggatctcagacgagatgaaagagaggttgaacaggctggtaataggggttgcgacaatggtggcagatagtttcagaaatagagggtccagattgtcaagcccagctgatttgtacgggtccaggttttgcagctctttcagaacatctgctatctggatttgggtaaaggagaacctggagaggcttgggcgaggagctgcggggggggcggagctgttggccgaggttgaagtagccaggcggaaggcatggccagccgttgagaaatgcttattgaagttttcgataatcatggatttatcagtggtgaccgtgttacctagcctcagtgcagtgggcagctgggaggaggtgctcttgttctccatggacttcacagtgtcccagaactttttggagttggagctacaggatgcaaacttctgcctgaagtagctggccttagctttcctgactgactgcgtgtattggttccggacttccctgaacagttgcatatcacggggactattcgatgctattgcagtccgccacaggatgtttttgtgctggtcgagggcagtcaggtctggggtgaaccaagggctgtatctgttcttagttctgcattttttgaacggagcatgcttatctaaaatggtgaggaagttacttttaaagaatgaccaggcatcctcaactgacgggatgaggtcaatgtccttccaggatacccgggccaggtcgattagaaaggcctgctcacagaagtgttttagggagcgtttgacagtgatgaggggtggtcgtttgactgcggctccgtagcggatacaggcaatgaggcagtgatcgctgagatcctggttgaagacagcggaggtgtatttggagggccagttggtcaggatgacgtctatgagggtgcccttgtttacagagttagggttgtacctggtgggttccttgatgatttgtgtgagattgagggcatctagcttagattgtaggactggcggggtgttaagcatatcccagtttaggtcacctaacagaacaaactctgaagctagatggggggcgatcaattcacaaatggtgtccagggcacagctgggagctgaggggggtcggtagcaggcggcaaccgtgagagacttatttctggagagagtaattttcaaaattagtagttcgaactgtttgggtatggacctggaaagtatgacattactttgcaggctatctctgcagtaaactgcaactcctccccctttggcagttctatcttgacggaagatgttatagttgggtatggaaatctctgaatttttggtggccttcctgagccaggattcagacacagcaaggacatcagggttagcagagtgtgctaaagcagtgagtaagacaaacttagggaggaggcttctgatgttgacatgcatgaaaccaaggctttttcgatcacagaagtcaacaaatgagggtgcctggggacatgcagggcctgggtttacctccacatcacccgcggaacagagaaggagtagtatgagggtgcggctaaaggctatcaaaactggtcgcctagagcgttggggacagagaataaaaggagcaggtttctgggcatggtagaatatattcagggcataatgcgcagacaggggtatggtggggtgcgggtacagcggaggtaagcccaggcactgggtgatgatgagagaggttgtatctctggacatgctggtagtaatgggtgaggtcaccgcatgtgtgggaggtgggacaaaggagttatcaggggtatgaagagtggaactaggggctccattgtgaactaaaacaatgataactaacctgaacaacagtatacaaggcatattgacatttgagagagacatacagcgaggcatacagtaatcacaggtgttgaattgggaaagctagctaaaacagtaggtgagacaacagctaatcagctgcaggggcagagtggggtagtcagggtctaaccccgtaggggcagagtggggtagtcggggtctaaccccgtaggggcagagtggggtagtcggggtctaaccccgtaggggcagagtggggtagtcggggtctaacctacaggggcagagtggggtagtcggggtctaaccccgtaggggcagagtggggtagtcggggtctaaccccgtaggggcagagtgaggtagtcggggtctaacctacaggggcagagtggggtagtcggggtctaacctacaggggcagagtggggtagttggggtctaacctagaggggcagagtggggtagtcggggtctaacctacaggggcagagtgcggtagtcggggtctaacctacaggggcagagtgcaGTAGTCAGgatctaacctacaggggcagagtggggtagtcgggggtctaaccccgtaggggcagagtgcagtagtcggggtctaaccccgtaggggcagagtggggtagttggggtctaacctacaggggcagagtgcagtagtcggggtctaacctacaggggcagagtggggtagttggggtctaacctacaggggcagagtgcagtagtcggggtctaacctacaggggcagagtggggtagttggggtagtTGGGGTAGTTTGGGTCTAACCCCGTACGGGCAGAGCGGGGTAGTTGGGGtttaacctacaggggcagagtggggtagttggggtcaaaccccgtaggggcagagtggggtagtttgtggtagttggggtctaacctgcaggggcagagtggggtagtcggggtctaaccccgtaggggcagagtggggtagttggggtctaacctacaggggcagagtggggtagttggggtcaaaccccgtaggggcagagtggggtagtttgtggtagttggggtctaacctgcaggggcagagtggggtagttggggttagttggggtctaaccccgtaggggcagagtggggtagttggggtctaacctttgggggtagttggggtctaaccctGTAGGGGCAGAGTGGgctagttggggtctaacctgcaggggcagagtggggtagttgggggtagttggggtctaaccctGTAGggacagagtggggtagttggggtctaacctgcAGGGGCatagtggggtagttggggtccaacctacaggggcagagtggggtagttggggtctaacctacaggggcagagtggggtagttggggtctaacctagaggggcagagtggggtagttggggtctaacctacagggacagagtggggtagttggggtctaacctagaggggcagagtggggtagttggggtctaacctacaggggcagagtggggtagttggggtctaacctacaggggcagagtggggtagttggggtctaacctgcaggggcagagtggggtagttggggttagttggggtctaaccccgtaggggcagagtggggtagttggggtctaacctttgggggtagttggggtctaaccctGTAGGGGCAGAGTGGgctagttggggtctaacctgcaggggcagagtggggtagttgggggtagttggggtctaaccctGTAGggacagagtggggtagttggggtctaacctgcaggggcagagtggggtagttggggtctaacctacaggggcagagtggggtagttggggtctaacctacaggggcagagtggggtagttggggtctaacctagaggggcagagtggggtagttggggtctaacctacagggacagagtgggggtagttggggtctaacctagaggggcagagtggggtagttggggtctaacctacaggggcagagtggggtagttggggtctaacctacaggggcagagtggggtagttggggtctaacctccaggggcagagtggggtagttggggtctaatctacaggggcagagtggggtagttggggtagttggggtctaacctacaggggcagagtggggtagttggggtctaacctagaggggcagagtggggtagttggggtctaacctacagggacagagtggggtagttggggtctaacctacaggggcagagtggggtagttggggtctaacctacaggggcagagtggggtagttggggtctaacctacaggggcagagtggggtagttggggtctaacctacaggggcagagtggggtagttggggtctaacctacaggggcatagtggggtagttggggtctaacctataggggcagagtggggtagttggggtctaacctacaggggcagagcgGGGTAGTTGGGGTATTTTTACCTGCATGGGCAAAGCGGGGTAGTTGGGGTAGGCGGGCAGGGCCTGTCCATTGGGGCAGAAGCCAGCGTAGGTCACCACGTGCTGGGTGGGGTTATACATGATGTGGGGGGGTGGGGCGGGACTGGGGGACATCTGGGGGGCGGGAGCCTGAGAtaaagggagacagaaggagggaaggagagggaggagggagggagaggggaggggagggaagggggaggggaggggaggggagaagagggggggaagggagatgggagggagggagaaagagagaggggaagggagagggcagggagagagaaagagagaggggaagggagagggcagggagagagaaagagagaggggaagggagagggcagggagggagaaagagagagggaaggggggaggggagggagaaagagagggggaagggggagggggaagggagagggagaggggagaggagggaaagagggagagcgaagggagggagagagggtgaagggagaggggagaggggagggaagggagagaaggggcgaagggagaggggagggaaagagggagagtgaagggagggagagagggtgaagggaagggagaggggagagaagggggtaagggagaaagagagagcggaggggaggggggaagggagaaagagagagtggaggggaggggggaagggagagagaaagaggggaggggaggggggaagggagaaagagagaggggaggggaggggggaagggagaaagagagaggggggaggggggaagggagaaagagagaggggaggggaggggggaagggagaaagagagaggggggaggggggaagggagaaagaggagaggggaggggaggggggaaggagaaagggggaggggaggggggaagggagaaagggggagggggagggggaagggagaaagagagaggggaggggaggggaggggggaagagagaggaatacaTATAGTTAGTGTAAACAATAACAAATGAAATAGGTACCTAACAAACAGACGTGTGTTctaggtattgtgtgtgtgtgtgtgtgtgtgtgtgtgtgtgtgtgtgtgtgtgtgtgtgtgtgtgtgtgtgtgtgtgtgtgtatgcccacCAGGTCCTTGTAAGCCCCCAGTATAGCAGCTGTGATGATTCCCAGGAACAGGCCCATTATGTTGAGCACCACACAGGCCCACAGCAGACGATGGAGATGGACCACATCCCAGCAGCTACTCACCCCCGTGAACTCATAGTAATGGGTATGGTAGTCtggactggaggagagacaggagacagagtgaACTCATAGTAATGGGTATGGTAGTCtggactggaggagagacaggagacagagtgaACTCATAGTACTGGGTATGGTAGTCtggactggaggagagacaggagacagagtgaACTCATAGTAATGGGTATGGTAGTCtggactggaggagagacaggagacagagtgaACTCATAGTAATGGGTATGGTAGTCtggactggaggagagacaggagacagagtgaACTCATAGTACTGGGTATGGTAGTCtggactggaggagagacaggagacagagtgaACTCATAGTAATGGGTATGGTAGTCtggactggaggagagacaggagacagagtgaACTCATAGTAATGGGTATGGTAGTCtggactggaggagagacaggagacagagtgaACTCATAGTAATGGGTATGGTAGTctggactggaggagagagaggagacagagtgaaCTCATAGTAATGGGTATGGTAGTctggactggaggagagagaggagacaacagacagtcacacacacacctccgtgcTTGaacgggaacacacacacaggtgttttTCCTTACCTCTCACAGTTGTACAGGTCACAGCAGTAGCAGGTGTTGCTCTTCATTCTCACTTTACACTCACTGTTGAATGAGCTGCACaccacctacagacagacagacagacagacagacagacagacagacagacagacagacagacagacagacagacagacagacagacagaacagagacaaagagacattACTATGGCAGCAAATAACATAATATGTCATTGTCAGTAGATGGTGCCAGAGAGCCCAAAACCCCAACCAGCGAACCCGTCccaaaccataacccctaactatGTATTATCTACCCCCCATAACCCCTAACTATGTATTATCTGCCCCCCCATAACCCCTAACTATGTATTATCTGCCCCCCCATAACCCCTAACTATGTATTATCTGCCCCCCCATAACCCCTAACTATGTATTATCTACCCCCCCATAACCCATAACTATGTATTATCTACCCCCCCATAACCCCTAACTATGTATTATCTACCCCCCCATAACCCTAACTATGTATTATCTACCCCCCCATAACCATAACTATGTATTATCTACCCCCCCATAACCCCTAACTATGTATTATCTACCCCCCCATAACCCCTAACTATGTATTATCTACCCCCCATAACCCCTAACTATGTATTATCTACCCCCCATATTATTTCAGACTCTAAAGATAGACCTacgcccccccctcctccactattaaaggaatagggtgttatttcaGACACAGGCTCAATCTCCATGGTAACACTGTGAACACGCTGTACTGAGTGGGAAGGGAAAGATCCGCCCCACAACTTTTACTAACTCTGTAAAGACTTCATCGAGCTTTAATGAATTCTGAAAGCCATAAGCAAGTCATTCAACGTTTTTCACACACAGTATACTTaggaaggatgtgtgtgtgtggtgggaggtggaggtgtgtgtgtggaggtgtgtgtgtgtgtgtgtgtggaggaggtgtgtgtgtgtggtggggtgtgtgtggtggggggtgtgtgtgtggaggaggtgtgtgtgtagaggaggtgtgtgtgtggaggaggtgtgtgtgtgtgtgtggtggcgaggtgtgtgtgtggaggaggtgtttgtgtgtgtgtgtgtgtgtgtgtggaggaggtgtgtgtgtgtgtggaggagatgtgtgtgtggtggggtgtgtgtgtgtgtgtgtgtgtgtgtggtgtgtgtgtgtggtgtgtgtgtgtgtgtgtgtgtgtgtgtgtgtgtgtgtgtgtgtgtgtgtgtgtgtgtgtgtgttctgattcACCTCAGTATAATAGTTGTCGTAGGCGTACCCTGATCCACTGGCGTAGAACTCACACCTGTCCTCCAGCAGCGGCCTACTGTCctgagagaggaaacagagaggagattcaAGTTGAAACTAACAGCATTTTAacaacatgaaatcttattaaaatgtattcatatatacacccccaggaagaatatgaaTCATTATCTGACAAGCGAGCcattagatatggtcattttgacgttttcataaattcttagaatgtttaGGAATTACGTAGAGTCAGGCATATGTGAACATTCTATAGCAATATATAATGGGAACATGGCTgtgtgtttggacaattaatagacactgcaggaCATAAAACCCAATAACAGACCGGAGTCTAGGCAGACTGTTCGGTGTGCTACAGCCAATCAGAGCGACAGTAGACATATAGTTtctgtgtcggggggctaggatcagtctgttatatctggagtactgtcttatctggtgtcctgtgtgaatttaagtttgccctctctaattctctcttttctctcggaggacctgagccctaggaccatacctcaggactacctggcctgatgactccttgctgtccccagtccacctggtcatgctgctgctccagcagtttcaactgttctgcctgcggctatggaaccctgaccagttcaccggacgtgctaccttgtcctgatctgctgttttcaactctctctctaccgcacctgctgtctctaactctgaatgatcagctacgAAAAGCCTAATTACATTTACccttgaggtgctgacctgttgcaccctctacaaccactgtgaccttgaccctgctggtcatctaggaacgtttgaacatcttggccatgttctgttataatctccacccggcacagccagaagaggactggccacctctcagagcctggttcctctctaggtttataatctccacccggcacagccagaagaggactggccacccctcagagcctggttcctctctaggtttataatctccacccggcacagccagaagaggactggccacctctcagagcctggttcctctctaggtttataatctccacccggcacagccagaagaggactggccacccctcagagcctggttcctctctaggtttataatctccacccggcacagccagaagaggactgaccatccctcagagcctggttcctctctaggttataatctccacccggcacagccagaagaggactgaccacccctcagagcctggttcctctctagatttataatctccacccggcacagccagaagaggactgaccacccctcagagcctggttcctctctaggtttataatctccacccggcccctccagaagaggactgaccacccctcagagcctggttcctctctaggtttataatctccacccggcacagccagaagaggactgaccacccctcagagcctggttcctctctaggtttataatctccacccggcacagccagaagaggactgaccacccctcagagcctggttcctctctaggtttataatctccacccggcccctccagaaga encodes the following:
- the tmem255b gene encoding transmembrane protein 255B, with the translated sequence MCISMMVTSVTAGKDESWARALMAAIIFISMGVIASFFCAIVDGIIAAEFIDSRPLLEDRCEFYASGSGYAYDNYYTEVVCSSFNSECKVRMKSNTCYCCDLYNCESPDYHTHYYEFTGVSSCWDVVHLHRLLWACVVLNIMGLFLGIITAAILGAYKDLAPAPQMSPSPAPPPHIMYNPTQHVVTYAGFCPNGQALPAYPNYPALPMQHHSSYQGPSTPQPGLEMTLTPSSPSEESQSQPSAQAPCQPTFQTGSQDPGQGYMLTPNAPALYPGPVYGPSGFEKPPPYAC